The genomic window gatttttttgttttgccctAAAAGATGCGCTAAGGGATAAGGCTATACTCTAACAAAACGTTgagataataaattttataggtTATCCAACACCACCAACTATCTATGAATTATCATTAAATTCTTATAATTCACCTTTTTGAACTGGTTATTGCAGGAGAAGGTGTAGAAAATATTAcatacaaggaaagaaaaaagggagcCTAGAGACATTCATTGACAATTTGCCAGGCTTGCCTGATAACATCCATCATGATGGGCATGGCCATTACTATATTGCATTAGCCTCGGTAATTTAATTGCGTTACTGCTATTCTTCACTTGCATTAATCTTCTTTTTCCCTTCACTTAGAGACCTCTATAGTATGACGACTGTTGTTTATAACACCATTAATGTTGCTGCAAAAATACAACAGGGAATCACAGTTGCACTGGACCTAGCACTCAAACATCCTTTTCTTCGGAAGCTTATGGGAATCTATACGAAGTACATAGGGGAAATTAATGTGGTGAAGAATAGTGGTGTTTTCATCGTAGATTTGGAAGGAAAACCAACGGAGCATTACTATGATCCGGGTTTGGCATTGATTTCAAGTGGGATCAGGATTGGAAACCATATATACTGCGGTTCCGTTGTCAGTCCCTACATTGTCCGTCTTGATGTCACAAAGCATCCTGCACGAGCCACAGTGTAAGCAACACCCCTATGAAGTGATGTTCTTCGCATTATCATATTATTCTAATaatgtatcttcttctttcttgacTACTTATGGTATTGTTGGCTATGAAATGGTCGAAGGAcaagatttgtttctttttcaactATAGAAATTATTCAGGGacagaaaatgaattaaataactattttctAATTGTGGCAACACTCCCATTGGTATTTTCGGCTGCTGTCAATGCTCAAAATCttatcactttatttttttatgtcaaagtTTTCTGAGAGTCTAGAAGTGAGATTATTCTTCCCAGATcggacataaaaaaaacttgcaggCCCTGAGCTACATATCATCAACCCAGATCGTGTAGGTAACCAGGGAAAATTACCCATCTTTAATATGTCATCGTTTACTCCAAAAATAAACTTAGTGCTTGTCTTATTGTTCAATTTAAAGTTCAAATAGAgttattcattttataaataaaaagcatgcTGTTCTTGGGGAAGATATTGTAATCTGTTGAAGGTGAAGACTTTATAAAGGTGTAATGTCGTTCGGTATAGATTTATATGCTTCGTTATATTAGGAATGGAATGTACATTGATTTCCATGTTTGATTATGTTGAATTACGTATTGTATTCTCTTCAATCATAGCTCTTTCCgatttcaattttcaatgtTTGCCATGTTCTCATACATCTCTTTCACTGCCGAAAGTTGATTTATAATTTGCTGTCCAGCTTTGATATTTGGTTTGTTCGTTGTTCTCTTATAAATGTTGATTTCCAAACCAATTAATTGAAACACAGTgtcatccttcttcttttcttgtttgttgCTTGCGACATTGCTGCACGGCAATGTCTCCGTATGTCATGTCTAAGCAATGCTGGGAAGTGGAAACAAACTGTTGTTACTGTGTTTGTTTCCTTGCTGCAGAGTTCCATTCATGCCCAccttttacattttaaattgtGTTGGACAATTAGGTTAATGCTGTTAGGTGTAAATGTTTGATAGAATATGCGAAAAGTAATGGTGAAAAGTTGTTGTAATAGTGCTGGGATTATTATACAAGTTCTTGTTTACTAAaagttgtgttttaaaaatattttaaaaaaaaattaaattattttattttgaattatccgaccatttcatcaaattaaaattttgacagTAGATTATCAAGACTCTTGTTCAAATCACTCTTGCTCTCTCCGGCCCGGTTTGTTGGAACCACCATCGCCTTTTTTGTAGAAAGCTTGACCAATGAGAAAAAGTGTTTGGTTGAAGCCACAAAGAGGTCGACTCACTTCCTTTGCTAAGTGAATGATCTTCGCTTCGCGGGAACAACAAAAACGACCATCTTGCtcttttttatagggttaagattttattattatcggAGCTCGGAAAGGCTTTCAAATTCGGCTAGATGTTACTATTtggaattttctttattttcttagttgatttagaattattattttttactagttagattataattttactattatttttccaaCTTTGATTAGAAATTTTTACTAATATGTAAGTAGTGTAGAAGAGTTGTAACAGGGAgttattatttatgaatttatgtGAGTAAATTGCAAAATCCTTACtaaatgggatttttttttatttttctaattgatttaggaatttttttactagttagatcatagttttattattattttttcaaatttatttagaaattttttctaatatataagtAGCCTAAAAGAATTGTAATAAGGAGTCattattaaagaataatgaaataaacttctatgaatttatttgaGTAAATCTCAAGATACTAGTTTTTATCTACGCATATGCTTTCGATTACGGGTGAAGATTGAACTTACATATACTGTGGTTCTATCGTCTATCCATGCATCGTCCATGTCGAAATGGGAAAGCATCCTGCATGAGCCACAACATGAGCAAAACCCCTGTAAAATCACACATTCAACTAGTTTTGTCTACATGGGTCTTCAAGATCAATCCAAATGCTTGAAAGTTCTCTTTAGttgttagataaaaataatcatcGCTGTATTTATCGATTGCAATAATTTTGCAAACATCAGCAGGTGGTTTGTGACTCTGACCTAAAGAGGCTACCCAATGCCTTTGCCTTCTCCCTCAGAATAAACTTCTGCACTTTTCCAGTAGAGTTTCTCGGCAAATCCTCAAAAATGACAGTTTTGGGAGCCATATAATGTGGCAAACGATCCCGGCAAAACTTAATTATATCTTGAGCATCAACGTCAAATCCCTCTCTTAACTTCACAAATGCACAAGGGGTTTGTCCCCAGAGGTCATCTGGCCGCCCAACAACTGCGACCTCGAGAATTGCTGGATGATTATACAAAACTGTTTCTACTTCAAGTGTGCATACATTCTCTCCACCAGTAATCACAATATCCTTTGCTCGGTCCTTCACTTCAATATATCCATCAGAATGTTTCACAGCAAGATCCCCACTTCTAAACCAGCCGCCTCTGAAAGCATCCTCAGTTGCTTTCGAGTCTTTTAGGTAGCCACTCATCACAGTGTTTCCTCTGAGCATAATCTCTCCAATCGTTTTACCATCTGCTGGTACACTTTCCATGGTGAAAGTATCCTTTACGTCAACATCTTCCAATCCAAGATGCTGTACCCCTTGTCGAGCTTTCATCTTTGATCTCTCATTGAGAGGAAGTGAATCCCATTCAGGTTTCCATGAGCAATAAGTCCCTGGACCATAAGTTTCTGTAAGGCCATACAAATGAGATACACCAAAACCTAACTTTTCCATCTTGAAAAAGATTTGAGGGGGTGGTGGTGCACCCCCTGTCATAATTTCCACTTTGTGAGGAAGGGGTTTTTTGTCACTAACTGCTGAATTCACAATCATGCTCAAGACAGTCGGTGCTCCTGCCATGTGTGTCACCTTGTGCTGATCAATGCTGTCAAATATGTCTTTTGGAGAGACTTTTCTCAGGCATACGTTAGCACCACCCTGTGCTGCCATACCCCAAGTGAGGCACCATCCATTGCAATGAAACATGGGCACAGTCCAAAGGTAAACAGGCGTTGTACCAATGCCATGGAGGAAAAGCGTCGCAAGGGTGTTGAGATATGCTCCCCTGTGACTATAAACAACTCCTTTGGGCCTTGACGTTGTGCCAGAAGTATAATTTACACTGATAGGATCCCATTCGCTTTCCGGTTGCCTGATCTCAAATCCACTGTGTCCATTTGCCAAGAGGCTTTCATACTCGTAACTACTTGAACTGAAGCCAGTGGGAGAAGAAACATCAGATTCAGAAATCAAGACCACCATAGGTGGTTTTGTCCCTGTCTTTTCTAGAAGATCAAGCGCTCCTCTGGCAATATCAAGTAACTGGTGGTCCACGAAAATAATCTTTGCCTCCGAATGTTTCAGTAGGATAGACACCATATTCGAGTCATGGCGAGTATTAAGAGTACAAAAAACTGCTCCAGCCATTGGAACTGCAAAGTGCAGCTCATACATTGCTGGAACATTAGGGGCCAGAGCAGCAACCTGATTAAATTTATACAGTCTCAAGACATCAAAACAGTTGTGACTTGATAAGGTAAGCATATATGATTAATGATTCAACCACTAATAccttcaaaataaacaaattcactCCCAAAAGTATGATAGAACTACAACGCAAAACAGAACATCTCAAGCTGACAAGATTGAAAGTAATATCTCCTTTTACTCCATTTTGCTGATTAGTGATGAATAAATTTTTGGGAAGCCCACTGTAATCTCGTCTAATGAGACTGTCATCtcctattaaattaaaataccatGTCCTCGTTGTCTATGTTCTATAATAACGCTTGGTGACTGTAGCATTCAGTAAGCCTTTATCTAACTCAATCAAATGCACCATGCTTGATGCTATTTTCGAATTATTTCCGACAAGAGCTATTGAACCATGCCAAGTAAAACAGTGAAACCATATCAAACAGAACCGACTAACATTTCAATAACAACCCAAAAAAGTCTTACTGCCTAGAAATCTATGTAACCATGCAATGATCAAGAAAGTGTCATACCATTGTAACCCACAAGATCAAATATACTCTCAATAACAGGGTAAttatatacaaaagaaaagggagaaaaaaccAGAAGGTGAATCCTTGTCAGAATCAAAGTATTGGTGTGACCTGGAGCAGCCTGTGGAAAGCAGCGGACAAACCCCactgctggaaaaaaaaataaaataagcagaAGAACAGACTTACCACATCACCACGAGAAATTCCCAACTGGGATAAAGCAGAGGCAAGTTTGAGGCAACGTTGATGAGTTTCAGCCCATGTAAACTTCAAAGAACCATAAACAACTGAAGTTCTGTCCCTATAAACTGTAGCTGATCGCTCCAAGAAGCTTATAGGAGACAAAGGGGCATAATTTGCCTTGCAACGTACAAGACCCTCCATTGATTTCCATGAGTCTGGTTCAAGAAGATCACTGGCAAAGCTTGAGAACAGTGCTCGAGGTTGTTTACTTGAATTTGAACTGACGAATCTGTTGAAAGTGGATGGCAAGCGAGTTAAGTGTTTATGGTTCTTGAAGAAGAGATTCATTTTGGAGTTTTCAAGAAACTGAAGGTACTAAAGCATTTGTTCAAAGGTGCATCTAGAATTTAGTTTCCTTAGTAGTGCTATCATGTTTTGATGGGATAAACCTCAAATAATATACAAGAATGTTCATAGCATTCATCCACTTTACTATTGGTTCTTAACATGTGACTTGAGATGTCTTGGATAAGTGTTTTACGACATTTTGTCAAGAATTAACGATGAGATGAAAGAAAGTGACAAATGGACCGCATTAATAAATCTTCTAGGGCGACCTAAACAAAGAGAGCAAAAGGacagtatttttataaaaataaaataaaaaaaattgccaagAACACTGTGACCAGGTATCTGCTTGATTGTAATTgtgaataaaaagtaattaccTGTATGCGTGAAAGTAATAAAGAAAGCGATGTAAATCTTTAAGCTTTTTTACAAAGAAGTGAAGGTCGGAAAGAATGATTAACAGTGGTGGAGCCCATCATAAGAAGATATACATGCAGACTTTATCTATCGCTAGAATGATTTTTGTAAGCTGTTGTGTAGATCCGTGTACCGTGGGGCACGCATGTGGAAATTGATTGTACGACAGATTTGGTGCCACTTGTCTAGCTATTGGGCttgacttttttctttcttttatttttttttttatcaaaatcaggCTTTGATGAATCTATCACTTTAATGGGCTCATTTAAATTGCGCTGTTatcacacaaaattaaaaggaaaaaaaaaagtgaattgatatagaagcaaaaaaaaaaaaaaaggtgaaataatataatttcatcatgttgtttgttatttttaagcACGATACGATAAGATAATTATCGTGTTTTAGAATagcaatattttataaatattatatttctaaagCACAACATAATTAAAATGTGATATTTATGACTTAACCGGTCAACTGATTTATAATGATAAGTGAATCCGGTTAAtcgattttaaaaagaaaaaaaaaatcttaagatcataaaaacacttttgaatcATAGGCCTTGACCCAACTCTTAGGGATTTGGTATTTTTCATCATCGAACACTTCAATAAAGTAgcacaaaaaaacactttgaatctcatattattttatttaatatattctttgCTTTTCTATCTTCCTATGAGTTTATTTTACATCAAGTAtattagagataaaaaaaaattcaacagtattttaaataagaaatagtTTTCggaatttgataaataaaaatgtggtggctatgtttgaaaaaaatacggtagtatgattatgattatggtgttaaaaaataattcacgtCATGTTGAtaataagtgaaaaataaaattagaaataaatgaagtttatccgtgtgctaaaaaaaattaaaaaaaaatagacaacttGAATAACCGCTAAACGAAAGCATTATCCATTTAAACCAAGCCAACATAGACAACAAATTTGTGTGTTATGGACAATCATGTCCTCTAATGGGCCTTCACCCAAGCAAATCTCCATATTTGTTAAATCATAGGCCTTGACCCAACTCTTAAGCTCATTACCAAATAGCCAAACATTGGTGGTACACAATACAATGTAGTGTTACGACCTTTAAGAAGTCAGCATGAAGTCGCATACCTACTTCTCCAACTATGCTTCGCTAATCTTTTGTGTTTATCGCCAATGGCTATCACCCGCCAACCTTTCTCGTCAATCACCTACGGGCACTAACATTTCTCATCAATAGATGCAGTGCCTAACATTCTGTTATGGTGCCTGCACATCTTTATCTATAGGAACAAGGTAAGGGAATGATTATCCTCTCATGGCACGCCCACCATCCTCCCTTGAGCACGTCTAATGGAATGATCATCCTCCTTGAGGCACGCATAATAGAATGACCCTCTTCCCTCGGATCTAGCCTAAGGGAATAGCTCGGCCACCATGGGCTCAGCTATATTT from Populus trichocarpa isolate Nisqually-1 chromosome 5, P.trichocarpa_v4.1, whole genome shotgun sequence includes these protein-coding regions:
- the LOC18109784 gene encoding isovalerate--CoA ligase CCL2; amino-acid sequence: MNLFFKNHKHLTRLPSTFNRFVSSNSSKQPRALFSSFASDLLEPDSWKSMEGLVRCKANYAPLSPISFLERSATVYRDRTSVVYGSLKFTWAETHQRCLKLASALSQLGISRGDVVAALAPNVPAMYELHFAVPMAGAVFCTLNTRHDSNMVSILLKHSEAKIIFVDHQLLDIARGALDLLEKTGTKPPMVVLISESDVSSPTGFSSSSYEYESLLANGHSGFEIRQPESEWDPISVNYTSGTTSRPKGVVYSHRGAYLNTLATLFLHGIGTTPVYLWTVPMFHCNGWCLTWGMAAQGGANVCLRKVSPKDIFDSIDQHKVTHMAGAPTVLSMIVNSAVSDKKPLPHKVEIMTGGAPPPPQIFFKMEKLGFGVSHLYGLTETYGPGTYCSWKPEWDSLPLNERSKMKARQGVQHLGLEDVDVKDTFTMESVPADGKTIGEIMLRGNTVMSGYLKDSKATEDAFRGGWFRSGDLAVKHSDGYIEVKDRAKDIVITGGENVCTLEVETVLYNHPAILEVAVVGRPDDLWGQTPCAFVKLREGFDVDAQDIIKFCRDRLPHYMAPKTVIFEDLPRNSTGKVQKFILREKAKALGSLFRSESQTTC